The genomic segment GATTGAGGGTACAATCAGGGGTCATGCTATAGAAGAGCTGAGAGAATGCATTAAGCTCATTTGATGTGTACCAGGTACTTGCTAACACAGTGGCTTGTAATTGGGATTCAGTAAGACAGTTAGTGCTGCAGTGCTTTACATTTTCCCCAATTGCCCCTTAACTAAATGTTGTGTGAGGGGAAAGGGGaacattgttatttattagCAGTGGTGACTCTAATTTGTTGATTTCTTAATTTGGGCCATTTCTCCCTACCCACCAATTCCTCACTGTGCAGGGAAATCCAAGCCTGCAattgtgtaattatttttttttattgctgtaatTATTCCATTATCATTACTGTTTTGATAATGGTGCTTAACTACCATGATTTCATGTGGTCAGTGAGTCATTGTTTgcttaatgatttttttttttttttttttttttccctctgtcccGCATGGCAGATTAATTTTGTCCTAACTCTTTAGCCAGGAGTTTGGCcagcagcagtgaaaaagaGCCATTAAGCTTAAGTAGAGTAAAAACGGAACAGTTAATAAGAATTTAGGAAGTTGTTTGTCCAAGTCTaacaatattgaaaaaaaacttactcCCAATAGGGTCAAATAAGGAGGGTTTTAAAGaattaactgaaattaaaaaagttgCTTCCCTTTTGTAAACTGGAGTTTAAGAGGGTTGGTTAATTGAACAAATTTATCGTCCGGCATAAAAGCACAAGTGTGTTGTGGTCTATAAGTGTAAGTATAGGTGTTATGGTCTAATACGCATGCATCCGCGATGTGTTTATCTGTCGGAGGCTCTGTcataaattgacatttttacttttagggCACAGTTTCTGCTACAGTTTTAGATCCTGGTTCTTTTTGCCTACAATTTTAAGTTGTAAGATTTCAATTATTGGAACGTCCGGATTTTAAGTTATAAGTAGTTTACGTTGGCTGTCAGATGTATGTAGCCTACTGAATGACTAAACGGAGCGAACAGCTAAGCACACTACAAAAGCCTCACTAGAGTTTCTGTGAACATCAAACAACAGATTTAACATTATTATGCTCCGCCAGGCCTGCCTAAAAGCAAAAAGAGACGTTACCTACCTCAAGGGGGATATCTGTTATCTTTAAGATGAACTGCGAAAAAAGGACCCCCTTTTATCTGATTTTATTGACACGGCAGCCACACAGTCCAAAACAATCTCAGTCATGATCTCAGCCACCTCGGATACCATCCTCTGGGACCCATCATCATGTTGTCAGTCCTTCTCCTGTTCCTCCCAGCCTACAGGCTACCTGTTGGAGGCGTTAGTCTGAATTGGCAATATCGCTTTGCCATACCACCGGCTGATGCCACAGCTCATCCTGCCGCTGACTATATATCAACCAATAAATTGGACTTCCTCGTCTTAACTGAGATATGGCTTATAACTGGTGATATAAGTGCCTTCTCAGAATTATGTTCCCCCAATTACACATTCGTCAACTCCCCTAGGCTTAGTGGTAGGACGTGGACTTGCAGTTgtctataaaaaatatttaaactgtgCCCTCCTCTCAGTGGAGAAACATCCATGTTTTGAAGTGCTGATGTTCAAAATCAAGGTTGACATCCCTGCgtgttgtattattatttatcgtCCTCCTAAACCCAGTAGTTGTTTTTTAACAGAATTGTCAGATTCTATTCTTTCCATTGTGCTTAGTTATGACCACATTTTatttggtgattttaatatccATATTGACCATTTTGTTAATCGTTTTACATCtgaatttttaacaaaatgtgaatcTTTTAATCTAAAGCTGCATGTACCATTTCCTACATATGAACGGGGCCACACTATTGACTTAGTTTTCACCCTGGGTTTAGACACAAGCTCCCTCTCCCTGAGAGATTTTATTTCAGATCATAAAATGGTTTATTTGATATGAACTGCATTTCTGCTATTCCCTGTTCTAGGCaaacagtgtacacacacattttaaatagcAATTTGGCTGCAGACTTTGCTCCTACCTTAAGTGCTTATAGTTGTATTACACAGTGCAACAATGTAAATGATATAGTTGACCTATTTAATACCACGTGCTTAAACTCTTGACCAAACAGCAGCTATGAAAGCTAGGCCATGCAGTCCGTGTAACACAAGGCCATGGATAAACGAAAATATTAGAAAGCTAAAAAGAGAATGTAGGAGAGCCTAATGTGAATGGAAAAAGTATAAACTTCAGTTTCATTGACTCCATATGAGGGAGCTATTATCTTCATCTAACTGACTGGTAAAGAGTGAGAGACTCTTATTTTTCCAATCTAGTTGCctccaaaaaacataattcaataCTTTTTGCAATACCATCAACAGTCTAGTAAACCCTGCCCGAGCTCTCAGAACTCTTAACCCCCTATTCTTTACCTAGACCTCTCACTTCAGACAATCAGAATGTTGTTAAAAGTTCCGTGGTCCAGGCTTAAAACAAAAGGGGGAAGCACCTTGTAACTCTGGCTACAACTCTGGTataattattgttgttgttgtttgtatgATTTGTAGGATTTTAATAACTCCGTGAGACCACGAATCAGGCCAATTTcagactggagaaaaaaaagaaaaacattaacttCCAGTGTTAAGATGATAAGGTCAGTCAGCTTTATGTTATGGACACTGCCTGTTCTTTTGTGGTTTTAGCAAGTTGGTGAAACTGGAGCCAGAGGATGAGGACTTCACTGTGAAGAAGAGagggttgaaaaggaaaagaatcaAAGATGAGCCCATGGAAGGCCCTTCACGTTCTACTATCACACCTACGTAAGTGCGACAGGTCTCTAAGCTTTGGTTTGGCCTGAAATGAAATCTTTACATGTAAGTTTTTCTTGATATTAGAGTATAGCTAACAAAGTCATTTTGGCATTCTAgatacatgtaaatatttgtttttaaattagtaGTTAATGAGTTCCACCTTTCATTTTATCCATATTGTATAAACTATTAGtattctttctgtctccttttagctctaagaaaaaaaatgagcagcagTGGCAGGAAGACGAAAGTGATGAAGAATCTCAGAATAAGAAGTCAaagaagagaacagaaaaggTAAACATGTCTTCCCGTGATAATCGGTCTCTATCAATAATACTCCCGCTAAATGAAGTTTGCTAGAGATGCGGTTCACAATCGTGTTTGAATTGACATTGTAAGTATTTTCTCGGCACAGACAgtaaagaaggagaaaggagagcaCCTGGTctcaaaaaaacccaaaaggaaaaaggaggagattGAGGAGGCAAGACAGTTGAAGATcaaaaagaaggaggaggaggagcagaatCGCTGGAGATGGTTTTGAAATGCTACTTTTTTCATCTTGTATTGATCTGGACCCaccacacgcacgcacgcacacatgcacacacatacacaatcaaATGCAAACTACATGGGGAAACCAGAAAGGAGCAGTTTTCACTTTCTCAGATAAATCCTCATTGTTTCATCATGTTGCTTTGTCAGGTGGGAAGAAGAAAAGTATGAAGATGGGGTGAAATGGAAATTCCTGGAACACAAAGGACCCTACTTCCCTCCTGAGTACCAGCCTCTACCTGACAACGTTCACTTTTACTATGATGGTCAGTTGAGCATGGAAGTGAAATGTATGAGAGAGGGTAATTGCAACAGGGTTCAGAGGGTTTTACTCAAGCTATTTGTGACACACTCCACATATTTTCTCTTATGccagtaatttaaaataatttggtACCTCAGAGGTACTGTTGAGAACTACAACAGAACATTCAGAAATTTCATGCATTTAACCAGTGGTTCTCAAGCTGGGGGCATGACCAGGGGAAAACATGGAGTGAAACTAAgttgaatgaatatgatttatgtagggaaaataaacaaacaagtttgCTGATGCTATTGCACTGACCCTTATTTCACAAAAATTCAACTTGgatcctttttcattttttgcttcCCCCTATGATTGATAAAAATTGTGGGGTGGGGGtgcgtgattttttttttttgccttcttaGTAGGGGCATGCCAGAAGGGAGTTACGCAAATTTGctaaattgcctcaagtgatgtcacctgAGTCAGTGTCAGTTGGGTCTCgcacatgaaaatgtattttacaaactttttttatacatttgtacGAAacaagtgaaaggaaaaaatttgtaaacaagtaaaacatttcatatttttgaaaaattgcaaGAGAATCACAGGGACCAATACAACACTAACTGTAATATATAGTCTAAATTATATGCAAGCCTGTTGATTTAAAAGTGTACTcagaaacttttaaaagaagataCTGATTTTTAGACTCAAGTCTAAATTCTCAAGTAGGTCATTCCAGAGCTTGAGTGCTGTAAGCACAAAAACCATTTCCCCTTTACTCCATGAAGCATAGGAGTCATCTTTCAGCAGGACCCTTAACCCTAAACATTCTCTCCAGTCACACAACCATAGTCACACGACCTCGACCCTTCTCAGCATATTTGGTAACATTTGGGAACAGGTGAATAATGTTGGAATGTCACATTACACTCTTGGAGATGCTTTAAAATTGTGCCAAAATTATTTAGATTCCAAATATGTATTGGGTCAAACACTGATGACTGTAATTGTTATTGCTTTGTTTACCAGGCTAAGAAATAATCATTGTAGTGGTGTGCTTGTGTTCATATGTGTACAGGTAAGAAGATGAAACTGAGCCTGGCAGCTGAGGAGGTGGCACTGTTCTTTGCCCAGATGTTGGACCATGAGTACACCACCAAAAAGGTCTTCCGGGAGAATTTCTTTAAAGATTGGCGGAAGGTAAAGCCAAAAGGCATCATAGATCTTTTCAGTTTTGGAAGATGAAAAATACCCCCAACTGGTATTCGGAGCTGATACCTGCAGCTCAGAGGTTATCTCTAGTATTAAAATTGAAATCAACAAATGAAGTAAAGTAAATttgacatttacattaaaacaatatCCTCAGGGCTCCAGACTAACTTTTCCACTGGTAGCACTGGTGCTACCAACTTTCCCAGTTGGACACACCAGCACATAATTTGGTCGTACCCTTGAATGCTGATGAATAGTTGTCTTCATTTTTGTTCTTCCTCCACTGAGCGATTACATCTAACCACTGAAAAGACGTGCAGatgggctctttttttttttttttttttttttggggtgatgaaacctgcagattttttgtttcttacttTCCTGCAACTTCGAAGTTCCAAGCTTAAACTGTGTTGACCCAGTAACAAGTTTAGACTggcctgcaacacacacacagcatagcATTCTCCTCGTACCACAACCACAGGTACTGCATTAGCCATTGTGGTTAAAagtagtactcagtactcaGTACTCAGACGGCCTGTCACTTCCTACACCTGCACTTTCTCTGCAGCCTGcactatcatcatcatcgttggctctccctctccaccagccttctcctctcttgttttttaaaataatcaactaTAGACCACTTCATCTTTGAAACATGGTAACGGCTAAATGGattgtgtgatgtgtgtgcacTGATGATGAAAGTGCAGGCAAGGAGTAACAAACAgagccagtgaagaagaaaaaaaagtctagtTTCAGCCACAATGGCTAACGCAGTAGCTGTGCCAGAGGGCCACCAAAACAGCCTAATGATCATCACGCCGTCACATAAAGGTGACCATGTGAAATtttaacacacactctctcaaaGATAGTCGCATATGTTCTGCAACAGTTCTGTCATATTTCTGAGTGTGAGCCATTGTGGTTTTCATCCAGCAACATTTCCCTTGATGCTGCTACAGCAATGATGACTGGAAGCTTTTCCAGCCATGGTTAATTTGCTGTGTACATGAGTGCATACTTTTAGCTGAAACTTTACTGTCTCAACTGTGTTTACTTTACTGTCACTCCAGGGGAAAAATGCTTATGTTGGCATAAAAAGTGCAACATAACAGTGTCAGCTTCTGCAAATGTCAGCTGCAGAAACTTTCTTTTGATAACATCCAATTACAGTATCAGTTGTCTGTAATTGAAGCTTTACGTtagaatatgtgtgtataaagtGCGGGTTGCGTGTGTGACTGTTACATGGATGCCGGTGTCTGTCAAGGGTCCTCTgtacacagaaaacactgtgcCAAGCCCCAAGGCATATCATGCAGAATTAATTTTTCGCTGCTTAGTGCTCAATGCACTCGAAAATACGATTTGTGTGAAGGCATTGATATGCTAATCCATACAAGTAGCTCCCCTGCATATGAACAAATCcaattaaactgttttattatagCCGGAAAAAACTCTCCTCGCTCCACTGCCCTCAGTGCCCGCCCACTGTCGGGTGTCAGTCATGCTTAGACACACAGACTGACTGCGACTCcacactgtcagtgtgtgtctgcagaggggtgtgtgtgtgtgtgtgtttgtgcctacGTGCTGATCTAGAGGTCTGTTTTTATCTCATCTCCTATGACCCTAGACAACAAAACTGGACTAGTACTGCTGTGAGGAGTttgaaagattattttttttttttttacccctaaTGAATATGTTAAGGTTAGATGACCTTTTGTTTGTCAAATATTTCACCCATTTAAGTCTTCCTTATATTATGATCTATGTTTTTGTATGATAAGTATTAGTGTTACTGCCGTGTTTATGATTAGCTCTGAAGTGAGTGATGACAATGAGATCTCCAGGTCATTAAAAGCCCTTTTCATTGTTTACTGTTATGTTCTGCCACTATAGGCCAATGTGACCTTAAAAATACAcatccaaaaatgtatttttggtttaCTTGGGCAGAGTCTTCGAACAATATTGCCCTCTAGTTCCTGTAGCAATAGCTTTCTTGCCCGACAGCAGAACACCATATCAAAAGGGgttaatgttgttttaacattttaacatcagaAAATTCTGATTTAGTGACCTCTTTGAGGAGGTGACCCTTTGTGCAAAATACTTCAGAAAGTTGATAGCTAAAGTtaaaactgctgctctgctgctaccTTCAGTGTCCCGAAGTGTCAACGCTGCTTTTGTAGCTCGCTTGGCAGTGTCCTTAGGAGGAAATGGTCTATACACTGGCCTTTCATAATGAgaccacttttttctttttctgtctcctccgCCTCCTCAAAGATGAGTGATTAACGAAAAGTCACTGATCTGTTTTGatcattcatgttttatttggtttttatgatacattattattgtaatgCGTTATACGTACAGACAAAGGTTCCACACACTGTTGTATTAGCTCCTGGTAAATTTAATGAATGTTGTGTGCAGATCTTATGGTTTTTCCTCCTACATTTCCAAGGTTTTTGACCCAGCACGTTAGTGTTGTGGATGTGCATACTTTCTGTTTTCACTATTGAGGTTTCAAGTTAAAAAGTTCTATCTGCAATAGAAGCTTCTGATtggtaatgaaaatatatgcagtggcttcagaaagtattcagaccccttcacgtTTTGAAcaatttattgtgttgtagattaaattttaaatcaataaaattggcattttgcaaatttattaaaaatcagaacatttaaaattaaatctacagcacaataaagtgaagtaaaggggtctgaatactttcttaaGCCACTGTAGATGTAtgttatgtatgtatattatttacCACACTAACACAGTTAATTCAAAGATAGTTAATCATGCATGCCCGGATTGTTCAGGCTGTAACTAAGGATTACTTTCATGGTGGATTAATGTGttgatttaatttgtaaaatgtatttgataaactgaaaataaaacgtCAGAGAAACTTCAGTAGGTGAAATTGCCCATCAGTTTCCCAGTGgcacttttcctctctgcttgaTAATGATTGAAAAGATGaatagattatcaaaattgctacttattaattatttatagaCACTTTGTTTTAGGGAGACCACAGTTTTTATGAtgatttcaattaaaaaaaaaacatcagactcAAGATGGGACCATACTTCAGTGTAACAAACTTTGTGCCTGTTTAGGAAATGACCCATGAGGAGAGGTCACTGATTCAAGATCTTGACAAATGTGACTTTAGAGAGATCCATACTATGCACAAAGCCAAGGTGGAGGCCAGGAAAAACATGACCAAGGAGGAGAAACTGGTAAGGCTTGggcttttttcttctgtgcatAGGCCCGCTGTTGCTTTCATATCTTCCTGTTAGCGTCTAAAGAAGTTTGGTGTAGATTATTTAGATCTTggataacagatttttttgctttacatCTGTTGTAGGCTTTGAAAGAAACGAATCAGAAGATAGTGGATGATTATGGCTATTGTCTGCTGGACCACCACAAAGAGCGTATCGGCAACTTTAAGATTGAGCCTCCAGGGCTGTTCAGGGGTAGAGGCGAGCACCCCAAACAGGGCATGCTGAAGAAAAGGATCCAGCCAGAGGATGTCATCATCAACTGCAGCAAGTGAGTGGGATTATGACATCATattgatgcatcagtaaaaGGCTGGCCTTATGAAAAGCAGGATTTACCAAAAATTCATCATCGTAggtactattaaaaaaaaaaccacttggTGTGATCTTCTGGCTTAAAGCGCAACAAAGATTCATCCACTGACCTCAATGCACAAAGTGTTTAAAAATTTGGATTCATAGGAAAAtcactttttagttttttcaaaatgtacattACCATCTTTCTTGGAATGCAACAAAGCGTAGCCACAGGTAATGGCAATACACTGCTACGCAGAATGTGTTATCTTTAGTTAACAACCAGAATAGGGTTCGTCAAGGCAGTACATCACTCAAGAATTATAGTTATGCATCACTTACTCACTCTCAGTAGCACAGATGGAACACATGGAAATTATATTTGTAGTATCCATTTCTGGTACTGGTGTCAGACATTTATGTTGAGGAGGTTTGGGCCTCTGCAGGATGGTCAAGTTTATGCTCCAATGCTGTAACTGCTTATACACACTTTTTCTTGGCCCGACAGAGAATCCTGTGACCCAGTGCCGCCTGCTGGTCACCACTGGAAGGAGATTCGATATGACAACACTGTGACGTGGCTGGCCAGCTGGACTGAGAACATCCAGGGCTCCATTAAATACATCATGCTCAATGCCAACTCAAAACTCAAGGTAGGCCGTCAATCTGctgcaaacactgaaaatgcTCCCATTTAAGTAGACAGACACATTAGTCATAAAAAGCTGCAACCAGTTTATGGGTAAATTAtaactttttctaaaaaaaatagccAGGTGTCAGTGGTTCAGGGTTTTTAGATAGGGTTTTCAGTTGATTAATACATTATCCACAATCACCTGATTGCACCACCTGTCAAGTGTTGCCATAGCAGTTCCTGTACTCAACAGCTTGCCACTCAACAAAAAGGTAACTTGATAAAAATGATAGATGTCATGTTGTTAGCCGTAGTGGATTGTGTATATCAAGCAATTTTCAAGTCTTtaagttgatttattttctccttttcatatcacattgacattaaTGGAGACCAGTGACTGCCCgaaaggtggaaaaaaacagtcatcAATCAAACCCTTATAACCTGCATTGGAAAATAGTAAACATAAGTTGTATTTAGGATACAATCTCTAAAATTTAGTCTgaattgtaaattaaatgtaaatagttTATAATTAGTTAAttgtatattaacaatgaatcaattaactACTTTGAATGTGAATGAGATAGGGTGGTGCCCTACCATGATCTGTAGTTTTTGCACACTGTGTATTCACCACCATTTGGTCTTGGTGGTGGCCTAAACGGGTTGTTTTGAATCAGCATTAGTGAGAAAGAGCTAACTGAATCTTAAAGACAGACTACTGTCACAGTGTGTTCAAGTGCAACTTTCAACATAAGACGCAAGGTGACACAAAGCACTTGATCAGCTTGGCTTTGTCGGTACTAGTTATTGAAGGTTGGCTTGGTCTGTCTGGGCCCTAAATATGCAGTTGTTCTTATTTGTTCACTTGACCAGAGTATCAAATTCACAATAGATACTGAGGGATTCTTTTTATGTAAACTGCCTACTTAGACTTTGTATAAAAGTGAACTTCACAACTATATTATACAGTGCTATTAAAAACTTGCAACCCCAACTGAGTGTACAAAGATGTGTTCTGTTGAAATAATACAAGCAGCACATGACAGCTCTAGCACTAAAATTTAATCAACCAATATGGGCAGACCAGTTATGTTAAAATGAGGGCGTACCAAGGCGCAATTCTTCCAGTAGGATGCACATATCAatacaagaatttttttttttttttttaaagaaaaaaagagaattaaacacttttaaaaacaacttaTGCTGATTCTGAATGTGATCTACCCACTAATAGTTTatggaaataaaattatatttttaaacacaattttaagCAAATGTCTGTATTTCcttacaaataaactttaatCTTTTTACCCTTATAGAAATGcttatttaaacattattaacaTGGGTATTAAATCAAACCTGTACTTTTGTTTGAAGCATGTTCATTAGTTTCATTTTCTTACAAATTCAGAAGTTGTCACCTTGAAGCAGCTGTGCTTTATAGTTCCTGAAACAGTTGGATTTAGACCAGAGCCATGATTCTGATTTTGATCTGCATTGTACACTATAAGCACCTAATATGCATCCTTATCATTGTTGATAAAGCCAATAATGTTTCTGAAggatatttgcatttaaataacttaatgttgttttgcttttgttaaactattaaaatttaataattgtTTGGTTTGAGAGTAAATAGCAACCCCTGTGAGTTATGTGTTAAGAGAGACTTTTGTGCGACATCTTGTTATTCTTTCCctatctttcatttttctttctctctcctccacttgctcactctccctcttcctccttttcatctTTCATGTGTAAAGGTTAAGTTATTCCACTTTTAGTCTCCATGACAAAATGTGCGATGTATTTGTCCTCTGATGTTGGGTTTAATTGTGTCTTGGTCGTAATCTATATACAGCAGCAAACAAAGAGAATTTTGTCAttgtagttgtgtgtttttatattcattttcttttgtgtgcatTCATGTCATGATTACCATattgaaaaacaattttggtCTGAcgcttttaaaggaaaattactTTTCTCATCTTTCCCTTCCTGGTCACGattgctttctctttgtctaCTCCCCTCTACCGcctcttttccttcctgtcaTCCTATCAACGCAGGGAGAGAAGGACTGGGAGAAATATGAGGTTGCTCGGAAACTGAAGACATGCGTTGACGACATCCGTAACCAGTACCACCAGGATCTCAAGTCTAAACAGATGGGAACTCGTCAGAGAGCTGTAGCCCTCTATTTCATAGACAAGGTCTGGTTCTGAGTTGATAATCAAGGAAAAACCTCGGAAGTAAAGATGCAACAATGAGGATAACAATTTTTATATGGTTAAGCACTAGTGCTAGAAAGAAATCTCGGTCAGTGTCAGATTCTCCTTAGTACTCAAGTCTAATACCAAGGGCCATGTGAACATATTGGAAATCAATGCAGTGTGTCTTGAttgccttttctgttttctctcataGCTTGATGGAAGATCTTTTACAAGGAGAAAATTGATTatatgtagctttttttttttttctagtgacCCCAAGCTAATTATCACAGAATGCATTGAGTCAAATGATAGATCGAGTGTGTGATTTCTTTTAGTTCATAACAAAGATTATTTGACTTTGATTCGGCTTTGTTGTGTTTGCTatgcagtttggtttttttgtttgtttgtttgtttgttctacTTCATGTCATGAGTGCCGATTTTGATAGTCATCTGATAGGCACATGTTTGTTCTGTGAATTGGAGGGATGGTGTTTCAAGTGCTTGGTGTGAATGTTTGGATTTGAAGTGTATTTATATCTCCATCTTACCAAAAAAAGCTGGCGCTGAGAGCAGGTaatgagaaggaggagggagagtcAGCAGACACAGTGGGCTGCTGCTCGCTACGTGTTGAGCACATCACCCTGCATGAGCAACTGGAAGGCAACGAGTGTGTGGTGGAGTTCGATTTCCTGGGTAAAGACTCCATTCGCTACTACAACAAGGTCCCCGTCATCAGGAAGGTAAAGGAACAAAAGACGCACAAACTGATTAACACCTCCACcatccatcctctcctcctctaaattgatggaaaaaaaaaaactgtaaaactgtattttgaaaatattttttaaagctactTAATATAGTTCATTCACTCTCCATTGAAGAAGACATCACAATACTCCAGTGCAAGGGCTGTTCATCGTGATACAAAACCAATACATTTCATTATAATCTAGGTTTTGCCCTTTGGATTTTGGCAGACGTCCCTGCAGAGAAGGTCACTTGCATGCATATCGATACGCACAGAGCCTGAAGCAGAAAGGGAACTGAGAAATATCCTTGGAGCAAAGTAGTAGATTGGATTCCTGTGGCTGTAGTGGtttaatttgtctgtctgtcagaatTGCTGAACTGTCGGTCTGCTCCAGTCTGCTTCTCTTGGATAACATCTTCATGGAGGGGAATTTTTAACCTTCTAACTGGGGTAACCTGGAGCTGGTCAGTGCATCTAAGCATCATGACATGGTTTCAACAAGCTGGTCAAGTTTACTAATAGTAAATTAGTAAAAATATTAAGTAATACTAGA from the Xiphias gladius isolate SHS-SW01 ecotype Sanya breed wild chromosome 8, ASM1685928v1, whole genome shotgun sequence genome contains:
- the zgc:173742 gene encoding DNA topoisomerase I, mitochondrial; this encodes MGREKDAKGDGKAKHRATKLKRLSDHEIAGARGDTLKNSTKPTKSTEKTNTGKSHKKVKTSKTETLESANSPSKLVKLEPEDEDFTVKKRGLKRKRIKDEPMEGPSRSTITPTSKKKNEQQWQEDESDEESQNKKSKKRTEKTVKKEKGEHLVSKKPKRKKEEIEEARQLKIKKKEEEEQNRWRWWEEEKYEDGVKWKFLEHKGPYFPPEYQPLPDNVHFYYDGKKMKLSLAAEEVALFFAQMLDHEYTTKKVFRENFFKDWRKEMTHEERSLIQDLDKCDFREIHTMHKAKVEARKNMTKEEKLALKETNQKIVDDYGYCLLDHHKERIGNFKIEPPGLFRGRGEHPKQGMLKKRIQPEDVIINCSKESCDPVPPAGHHWKEIRYDNTVTWLASWTENIQGSIKYIMLNANSKLKGEKDWEKYEVARKLKTCVDDIRNQYHQDLKSKQMGTRQRAVALYFIDKLALRAGNEKEEGESADTVGCCSLRVEHITLHEQLEGNECVVEFDFLGKDSIRYYNKVPVIRKVFKNLKLFLENKQSGDDVFDRLNTNMLNKHLSSLMPGLTAKVFRTYNASITLQQQLKELTNKSDNVAEKLLSYNRANRAVAVLCNHQRAPPKTFEQSMANLQAKIDARKEQLALAKTELKQAKKEAKTKGSSDPKLQMLVERKKAAVKRCEEQLLKMEVQATDREENKQIALGTSKLNYLDPRISVAWCKNMEVPIEKIYNKSQRDKFAWAIDMTEADFEF